In the Sus scrofa isolate TJ Tabasco breed Duroc chromosome 6, Sscrofa11.1, whole genome shotgun sequence genome, one interval contains:
- the IL34 gene encoding interleukin-34 isoform X1, translated as MPRGLAWLCYLGILLGMALGNKGLEVWPVTSSEECAITGFLRDKLQYRNRLQYMKHYFPINYRVSVPYEGVLRTANVTRLQRARVTQRELQYLWVWVSLSATESVQEVLLEGHPSWKYLEEVHTLLLDVRQGLAGVEISPQVEAVLSLLSAPGSLKLVRPKALLDNCFRVMEQLYCSCCKHSSILNWQDCEVPGPQPHSPEPSSQCVAAQLYPLPQQPPTSLPRSPGPTAGSLDP; from the exons ATCTCGGGATCCTCCTTGGCATGGCCTTGGGGAACAAGGGTTTGGAGGTGTGGCCCGTGACCTCGAGCGAGGAGTGCGCCATCACTGGCTTTCTGCGggacaagctgcagtataggaaCCGCCTTCAGTACATG AAACACTACTTCCCCATCAACTACAGGGTCAGCGTGCCTTACGAGGGGGTGCTCCGAACGGCCAACGTCACCAGGCTG CAGAGGGCCCGGGTGACCCAGCGGGAGCTGCAGTATCTGTGGGTCTGGGTGAGTCTCAGCGCTACTGAATCAGTGCAGGAGGTGCTGCTCGAGGGCCATCCATCCTGGAAGTACCTGGAGGAGGTACATACGCTGCTGCTGGACGTCCGGCAAGGCCTCGCG GGTGTAGAGATCAGCCCCCAGGTGGAAGCTGTGTTGTCCCTCCTGAGTGCCCCCGGGAGCCTGAAGCTGGTGCGGCCCAAAGCGCTGCTGGACAACTGCTTCCGGGTCATGGAGCAGCTGTACTGCTCTTGCT GTAAACACAGCTCCATCCTAAATTGGCAGGACTGTGAGGTGCCAGGCCCTCAGCCTCACAGCCCAGAGCCTTCGTCACAGTGTGTGGCCGCCCAGCTGTACCCTCTGCCCCagcagccccccacctccctgccccgcTCCCCAGGACCCACGGCTGGATCCCTGGATCCCTGA
- the IL34 gene encoding interleukin-34 precursor (The RefSeq protein has 1 substitution compared to this genomic sequence) has translation MPRGLAWLRYLGILLGMALGNKGLEVWPVTSSEECAITGFLRDKLQYRNRLQYMKHYFPINYRVSVPYEGVLRTANVTRLQRARVTQRELQYLWVWVSLSATESVQEVLLEGHPSWKYLEEVHTLLLDVRQGLAGVEISPQVEAVLSLLSAPGSLKLVRPKALLDNCFRVMEQLYCSCCKHSSILNWQDCEVPGPQPHSPEPSSQCVAAQLYPLPQQPPTSLPRSPGPTAGSLDP, from the exons ATCTCGGGATCCTCCTTGGCATGGCCTTGGGGAACAAGGGTTTGGAGGTGTGGCCCGTGACCTCGAGCGAGGAGTGCGCCATCACTGGCTTTCTGCGggacaagctgcagtataggaaCCGCCTTCAGTACATG AAACACTACTTCCCCATCAACTACAGGGTCAGCGTGCCTTACGAGGGGGTGCTCCGAACGGCCAACGTCACCAGGCTG CAGAGGGCCCGGGTGACCCAGCGGGAGCTGCAGTATCTGTGGGTCTGGGTGAGTCTCAGCGCTACTGAATCAGTGCAGGAGGTGCTGCTCGAGGGCCATCCATCCTGGAAGTACCTGGAGGAGGTACATACGCTGCTGCTGGACGTCCGGCAAGGCCTCGCG GGTGTAGAGATCAGCCCCCAGGTGGAAGCTGTGTTGTCCCTCCTGAGTGCCCCCGGGAGCCTGAAGCTGGTGCGGCCCAAAGCGCTGCTGGACAACTGCTTCCGGGTCATGGAGCAGCTGTACTGCTCTTGCT GTAAACACAGCTCCATCCTAAATTGGCAGGACTGTGAGGTGCCAGGCCCTCAGCCTCACAGCCCAGAGCCTTCGTCACAGTGTGTGGCCGCCCAGCTGTACCCTCTGCCCCagcagccccccacctccctgccccgcTCCCCAGGACCCACGGCTGGATCCCTGGATCCCTGA